A region of the Sphingobium yanoikuyae genome:
GCCATGCCATGCATCTTGAGGCTGCGGAGCATGACGACGATGGCGCCGCTGGCAGGGTCATGACGCATGACGCTTCTCCTTGCGCAGATCATCATAGCGTTCGACATTGGCCATCGGCTCGCTGACCAGTTTGAGCGCCTGGGGCGCCGTCACCGGCGGCGTGGAGATCGGTTTTCCGTCGACCAGCCTATAGAGCAGATTGAGGATATGGGTCTTGGTCGGAACGCCAGCCTCCAGCGCCATGGTGACCGCCGTCAGCACCAGTTGCTCATCATGATGAAGAACCAGCGCCAGTATTTCGACCATTTCCCTGTCGCCGCCGGGATTGCGCAACAGATGTCGCTGCAGACGCTGGAACGCATCGGGTAGCTCAAGGAAGGGCGCTCCGTTGCGCAGGGCGCCGGGTTTGCGCTGCACGACCGCCAGATAATGGCGCCAGTCATAAACCGTATGACCTGGACCGTCGTGAGAGCGGTTGATGATGCGCTGATGTGCGCAGATTGGCTGCCCCTCGGCGACGACCTGGAAGCGATCAGGATAGACGCGCAGGCTGACAGTGCGATTGGCGAAAGAGGCCGGTACGCTGTAGCGATTGCGCTCAAAGTGGATGAGGCAGGTCGGCGATACCCGTTTGCGATATTCCACAAAACCATCGAAGGGCCTGCCCGCAACCATCAGACACTCAGATTCATCGGCCCAGGCATTGGCAACCGACCCGGGTTCGATCCCGTGAGAGATGTCCTCCCATAACGCCTTGCAGCGCTCCTCCAGCCACAGGTTCAGCGCATCAAGGCTCTCGGCCTGCGGCGTGGGTTGCCACAGACGGTGCCGCGCATCCTGGACATTCTTCTCGACCTGCCCCTTTTCCCATCCCGCAGCCGGGTTACAGAACTCGGCTTCGAACAGATAGTGGCTGACCATCGTCAGAAAGCGTGCGTTGACGGTGCGTTCCTTGCCACGCCCGACCTTGTCGACGGCCGTGCGCATATTGTCATAGATACCCCGGCGCGGCACGCCGCCCAGCACGCGGAAGGCGTGATTATGGGCGTCGAACAGCATCTCATGGGTTTGCAGAAGGTAGGCGCGCACGATGAATGCCCGGCTGTAACTGAGCTTGAAGTGCGCGACCTGCAGCTTGGTCCGAACCCCGGCAATGATTGCCCAGTCCTCACTCCAATCAAACTGGAAAGCTTCCCCCGGCGCGAACGACAGGGGCACGAATGTCCCACGCCCGCCAATCTGTTGCTGGCGCCGATAATCTTCGCGCCAGTCCCGAGCAAAAGCGGCAACCCGGTTGTAGGATCCTTCATAACCCAGGCTCACCAGATCGGCGTGAAACTGCTTGATCGTGCGCTTCTGCTTGCGCGATCGGCCCATCTCGCGCCGCAGCCAGGCCGCCAGATGCTCAGCAAATGGATCCAGTTTGCTTGGTCGATCAGGCACCTTGAATCGCGGATCGATCGTCTCGGACCGCAAATATTTGCGGATCGTGTTGCGTGATAGTCCGGTGCGCCGCGCTATCTCCCGGATCGGTAGATGATCGCGAAAATGCCAGCGCCGGATAACGCTCAATAACGCCATGTCCAACACTCCATATACCCTCGCTTGCCAAAGCCAGGGACGAGTTCAACATGGGTCAATTCTTAGTGGAAATTTACGCCCTACCCGGGTCACTTCTCAGTGGAAATCAACACGCTCAGGTCACCAGCCAGCGGCATTTCATATTCGGCGGACGCCGATGCCGACCATTTCGGCGACAGCGGCACCCGATCGCCCTTGTTGCCGATGGTGCCTGCAGACACGACGTCAGCCGGGAGGTCCTCTTCCAGCTTGGAGTCGACATAGGTCACATTGCCCATCAGGCTGAGCCCGGTCACCGGCTTGATCGTGGTATTGAACTCGACGCCGTTGGACGAGGTCTTGCCGGCATTGATGGTATAGGCAAAGGCGCCGGGCGCGCTGGCCGAGAGCTGCTGGTTCTTCCAGTCGACATGATAGCCGGTCAGGTCGAAGAAGATGGCGCGATCGAGCAGATAGCCCTTCACGCCGATTTCGTAGCTCCACAGGCTGTCCGGATTATAGGTGCCGGGAAAGACGACGCCGGCTTCCTGCGCAAGCGAGGTGGCGGTGTTGACGCCGCCCAGGCGGAAGCCCGATGCCGCGCGGGCGTAGAGGCTGATATCGTTCGTCGCCTGCCACAACAGCGCGGCATTATAGCTGGTCTTGCTGTTGCTGCCCTTGCTGTCGCCGGTGACACTGGGCGTCGTCACATTGCCGAAAACGAAGTCCGGGAACACGGTCTGCAGGTTGGTGACGACGTCATGGATGTCGGCGGAGAAATAGCGCAGGCCCAGCGTCGCGGTCAGCGTGTCGACGATCTTGTAGTCGGCCTGGCCGTAGAAGGCATATTGGTCGATCACGCGCCTGTTGTTGGTGCCGAATTCATAGACGCTGTTGCCGCGGCCGGGGTTGGCGAAGCCATTGTCGTGGCAGTCGTCATAGCTGAAGCAGACGGGAATCCCGTCGGGCGCCTGAATGGCGTTGGTCTGGTACAGGCTGTTGCTATGCTCATAATAGGCGCCGGCCACGATCTGAAGCGGGCCGCCGAACTTGGACGAGAAGCGCAGTTCCGCGTTATAGTCCTTGAACCACATGCGCGGCACGAAGCTGAGCGGGGCGTTGACGCCGAAATTGATGTTGGTCGGCGTCGAATCCTTGGCGTTCAGCACCTGCTGGTTGCTGTAGCTGCCATTGGCGATGATCGAGCCAAAGCCCAGATCATAGTCGGCCGTCAGCGAATAGAGGTCGTAATTGTCCGAATAGAGTTCGACCGTTGGCGAAGTGTTGAGATAGGGGCCATTGGCTTCCTGGAACGCCTGACTGCCATCGACATCGATCTGCTGATGGGTTGCCGATGCGAGCAGCGAGAAATCCTCGCTGGGCTTGAACAGCATCTGGCCACGCACGCCGCGAACGAACTGGTCATTGTTGTTCGTGCGCATCCGGCCCTTGATCGTCTGGTCGATGTAGCCGCCGCCGATCTCCGTCCAGCCGGTGACCCGAATGCCGAGCACATCCTTGACGATCGGTGCGTTGATCGTGACGCTCGCTTCACCATAGGTGTTGCCGCTCTTGACGCTGGCGCCGACGATCTCGGCCGATCCGCCCCATGTGTCGAGGTCCGGCTTGCGGGTGATGACGCGCAGGGTGCCGCTCATCGAACTGGTGCCGAACAGCGTCCCCTGCGGTCCCTTCAGCACCTCGACATGGTCGATGTCATGGAGGCGGATGCCGGGTTTGCCATCGCCCAGAATGTTGCCGCCGACACCGCCCAGAACGGCGGATTCATCGAGATAGAGGGCGGTCGTGGCGCCGACATTGGAATCGATGCCGCGCAGCACGATCTTGGTCTGGGCCGCGCCGAAGCTCTGGATGTTCACGGAAGGGTCGAGATTGCGCAGATCCGCGATGCTGGTGACGTGATTGCGTTCCAGCGTTTCACCCGAAAAGGCGGAGATCGCGAGCGGCGTATCCTTGATCGACATGTCGGCACGGCGCGTCCCGGTGACGATGATCTCGCCCCCGGCGGCGGCATTTGCCGAAGTCGGACTGGAAACGACGTCTTGCGCATGTGCGGAGATCGAAATGGCGAGCGCAGGCAAGGCGATCGACGTCAGGGCGACGCCGTTCGCAGCGCGGCGCAGGTGCCCGCGAAGAAACTGACTCATGTTTAACCCTTTGCGTTCTGGAAACTCCTCCATCGTCCCTGCTGCTGAACATGCACGTCGCCTTGTGGCGATCTGGTGCTACCGCTCGCGAGTCGTGAAGCGCTCGAAAGTCGATGTTATGGTGTGATTGTCATACAAAGTTTTTGGCTTTGCAAGCGGGAAACTTTGGCCTGTTTTCCGTGGCGTGAAAGATTTTGACAAAATGAATCAAGGGACTTGCCAACAGCCTGCAAACTCGATTGTCTGATTGTATGACAAGTTCATATGCCGATTCTGCGCCCCCTCTCATGGGCCAATCCGAAACGTCTTGGCCAGAGCGCACGGCTGCCAACTGGGCGCTGCTGCTGCTGTTGCTCGCCTACATGCTGTCCTTCATCGATCGTATCATTCTCTCGATCCTGATCCGGCCGATTTCGGCCGATCTGCATTTGAGCGACATGCAGTTCGCGCTGGTCGGGGGCGTGGCATTTTCGCTCTTCTATGTCAGCGTCGGCCTGCCGATCGGCTGGCTGGCGGACAGGATGCCCCGCCGCCTGATCGTGGCGGCCGGCATTGCACTGTGGAGCCTGTGTACCGTGGCGTCCGGACTGGCCAGCAGCTTTGGCTGGCTGTTCCTGGCGCGCGTCGGCGTGGGCATTGGCGAGGCGGCCTTGTCACCGGCGGCCTATTCGCTGATCGCGGATTATTTCCCTCCCGCCAAGCGGGGGCGTGCGGTTGCCATTTACACATTGGGCGTGTCCCTCGGGTCGAGCGTGGCCTATTTGCTGGGCGGGTTGCTGATCGGCTTCACCGCCACGCATGGCGCGGTCGAACTGCCGCTGTTCGGTGCATTGGCGCCATGGCGCTTCGTGTTCGTGGCGGTGGGCGTGCCGGGGCTGTTCATGGCTCTATTGACGTTGACCATGCGCGAACCCGCAAGGCGCAGCATGCCGGGCGGCGCAATTGAGGAGGGGATCGGCTTCCTGGCCTTTCTGAAGGCCCGCCGCAGCGTCTCCCTCGCCTATATATTGGGCTATAGCTTCATCAACCTGCCCTTTGCCGGCTTCATCCTGTGGGGACCGGCGCTGTTCGACCGGTTGCACGGCATGGGCCCCCGCGAGTTGAGCCTGCCGCTGGCGCTGATCTTCCTGGTGCCCACGACCCTGGGGCAGTGGTTCGGCGCGCTGGTCACGGATCGCGCGCTGGCCAGGGGGCATGGCGATGCTGCGTTCCGCACCGGGGCTGCCTGTGCGCTGCTGCTGGTGCCGGTGGCGATCGCGATGCCGCTGTTGACCAATGCCACCGCTGCGCTGATCGCGCTGGCGCTACTGGTCTTTCAGGTCTGCGCCTCGGTCGGCCATCATGCGGTGGTGGCCGCGTCGGTGGCGCCGAACCGGCTGCGGGGCCTCTATATCGCGCTGTTCTTCTTTGTTCAGAATGTGATGGGGCAGGCGATCATCGCCCTGATCACCGCATTCCTGACCGACCATATATTCGGCAATCCCGCCAGTATCGGGCGGTCGATGGCCATTGTCGGCGGCATCGGTGCGGCTGGCGGCTTCGTCGCCCTGCTGGCCGGACGCGGCGCGCTGCGCCAGGCCTCGCCGGCGGTTTCTCAGCATCCATAATCTTCACAAAGACCGGGGAAGCATATGAAGTTTGGTTTCTTCAACCTGATGCCGTGGCCGCACTATCCCGAGCCGCCGCGCGTCTATCCCACGCCCAACAAGGATTATGATCCGGTTGTCGGGCAACAGCTCTATCATGACTATATCGACCTGCTGGTCCATGCGGAGGCCTGCGGATTCGACTGGGTGGCGTGCAACGAGCATCATTTCA
Encoded here:
- the istA gene encoding IS21 family transposase; the encoded protein is MALLSVIRRWHFRDHLPIREIARRTGLSRNTIRKYLRSETIDPRFKVPDRPSKLDPFAEHLAAWLRREMGRSRKQKRTIKQFHADLVSLGYEGSYNRVAAFARDWREDYRRQQQIGGRGTFVPLSFAPGEAFQFDWSEDWAIIAGVRTKLQVAHFKLSYSRAFIVRAYLLQTHEMLFDAHNHAFRVLGGVPRRGIYDNMRTAVDKVGRGKERTVNARFLTMVSHYLFEAEFCNPAAGWEKGQVEKNVQDARHRLWQPTPQAESLDALNLWLEERCKALWEDISHGIEPGSVANAWADESECLMVAGRPFDGFVEYRKRVSPTCLIHFERNRYSVPASFANRTVSLRVYPDRFQVVAEGQPICAHQRIINRSHDGPGHTVYDWRHYLAVVQRKPGALRNGAPFLELPDAFQRLQRHLLRNPGGDREMVEILALVLHHDEQLVLTAVTMALEAGVPTKTHILNLLYRLVDGKPISTPPVTAPQALKLVSEPMANVERYDDLRKEKRHAS
- a CDS encoding TonB-dependent receptor → MSQFLRGHLRRAANGVALTSIALPALAISISAHAQDVVSSPTSANAAAGGEIIVTGTRRADMSIKDTPLAISAFSGETLERNHVTSIADLRNLDPSVNIQSFGAAQTKIVLRGIDSNVGATTALYLDESAVLGGVGGNILGDGKPGIRLHDIDHVEVLKGPQGTLFGTSSMSGTLRVITRKPDLDTWGGSAEIVGASVKSGNTYGEASVTINAPIVKDVLGIRVTGWTEIGGGYIDQTIKGRMRTNNNDQFVRGVRGQMLFKPSEDFSLLASATHQQIDVDGSQAFQEANGPYLNTSPTVELYSDNYDLYSLTADYDLGFGSIIANGSYSNQQVLNAKDSTPTNINFGVNAPLSFVPRMWFKDYNAELRFSSKFGGPLQIVAGAYYEHSNSLYQTNAIQAPDGIPVCFSYDDCHDNGFANPGRGNSVYEFGTNNRRVIDQYAFYGQADYKIVDTLTATLGLRYFSADIHDVVTNLQTVFPDFVFGNVTTPSVTGDSKGSNSKTSYNAALLWQATNDISLYARAASGFRLGGVNTATSLAQEAGVVFPGTYNPDSLWSYEIGVKGYLLDRAIFFDLTGYHVDWKNQQLSASAPGAFAYTINAGKTSSNGVEFNTTIKPVTGLSLMGNVTYVDSKLEEDLPADVVSAGTIGNKGDRVPLSPKWSASASAEYEMPLAGDLSVLISTEK
- a CDS encoding MFS transporter; this encodes MGQSETSWPERTAANWALLLLLLAYMLSFIDRIILSILIRPISADLHLSDMQFALVGGVAFSLFYVSVGLPIGWLADRMPRRLIVAAGIALWSLCTVASGLASSFGWLFLARVGVGIGEAALSPAAYSLIADYFPPAKRGRAVAIYTLGVSLGSSVAYLLGGLLIGFTATHGAVELPLFGALAPWRFVFVAVGVPGLFMALLTLTMREPARRSMPGGAIEEGIGFLAFLKARRSVSLAYILGYSFINLPFAGFILWGPALFDRLHGMGPRELSLPLALIFLVPTTLGQWFGALVTDRALARGHGDAAFRTGAACALLLVPVAIAMPLLTNATAALIALALLVFQVCASVGHHAVVAASVAPNRLRGLYIALFFFVQNVMGQAIIALITAFLTDHIFGNPASIGRSMAIVGGIGAAGGFVALLAGRGALRQASPAVSQHP